The following are encoded in a window of Candidatus Fluviicola riflensis genomic DNA:
- a CDS encoding acetylornithine carbamoyltransferase: MKQFTSVADVIDVPQLIESVRSMKGTQQLDFARGKNLAMLFFNPSLRTRMSTQTAAYNLGMTVSTLDAHQGWKLETEPGSIMNGDAQEQLQDAIRVMSGYTDLLAIRSFAGLQNKQDDYAETLLNECIRHSDKPVISLESAIRHPLQSLTDMVTIAELGIKKPKIAVTWAPHPKALPQAVVNSFLEWTPFLEADVWLAHPEGYELGQQFSKHAHITHNQQEALEGADIVYCKNWSSVTNYGQRLSGNDHWTVDSRKMQHTNNAHFMHCLPIRRNVVATDEVVDTSIVYQQAKNRIWAAQTVLQQLLLSCS; encoded by the coding sequence ATGAAACAGTTTACTTCAGTAGCGGATGTGATCGATGTTCCGCAATTAATTGAATCGGTGCGGTCGATGAAAGGAACCCAACAATTGGATTTTGCACGGGGAAAAAACCTTGCTATGCTGTTTTTTAATCCGAGTTTGCGCACGCGAATGAGTACGCAAACGGCGGCTTACAACCTCGGAATGACCGTTTCTACGTTAGACGCACACCAAGGCTGGAAACTGGAAACAGAACCCGGTTCAATTATGAACGGCGATGCTCAGGAACAGTTGCAGGATGCCATTCGCGTCATGAGTGGTTATACGGATCTTCTGGCTATTCGCTCATTTGCGGGCTTGCAAAACAAACAAGACGATTATGCCGAAACACTGCTCAATGAGTGCATCCGGCATAGCGACAAACCTGTTATTTCCTTGGAATCAGCTATTCGTCACCCCCTGCAATCACTTACAGACATGGTAACAATTGCCGAATTGGGGATCAAAAAACCAAAAATCGCTGTCACCTGGGCACCACATCCGAAAGCATTGCCACAAGCGGTTGTCAACTCCTTTTTGGAATGGACACCCTTTCTGGAAGCTGATGTCTGGTTAGCACATCCGGAAGGGTATGAGTTGGGCCAACAATTCTCAAAACACGCCCACATAACACACAATCAGCAAGAAGCACTGGAAGGAGCAGATATTGTTTACTGCAAAAACTGGAGCTCCGTAACGAATTACGGTCAACGTTTGAGTGGTAATGATCACTGGACAGTTGATTCCCGAAAAATGCAGCATACCAACAACGCGCACTTTATGCATTGCTTACCCATTCGTCGAAATGTGGTAGCCACGGATGAAGTTGTAGACACTTCTATTGTATACCAACAAGCAAAAAACCGAATTTGGGCGGCACAAACCGTTCTTCAACAACTCCTTTTATCATGCAGTTAA
- a CDS encoding ribonuclease produces the protein MSKKQKLFVLDTSVLLHDHHAIMHFERHDVAIPITVLEELDKFKIGNDTKNFSAREVIRFIDRISLTGGLQTWISLGKSMGSFKVLLNQSPTGIDAEEMYGSGKNDHKIINATLAIKEEDAKREVILVTKDINLRIKAKALGIHAEDYETGKVDDTDLRTSSTTTIEDVDSDVIKQLFLKGSIEESGVLGNLKVANGYYILKNGKSSSLTYFDPLTDTLHRVEKEYTSGIKPKNAEQAFAVNALMNNNIKLVALQGVAGTGKTLLALAAALEQQKQFQQIILARPLVPLSNKEIGFLPGDAKDKIGPYMEPLWDNLKFIKSQFGENEKKHKAIVEMEESGRILITPLAFIRGRSLSNILFIVDEAQNLTPHEVKTIITRAGEGTKIVFTGDVHQIDTPYLDENSNGLAYLIDRLKGQPLFSHIRLEKGERSDLANLANDLL, from the coding sequence ATGTCCAAAAAACAAAAATTATTTGTGCTCGACACATCCGTTTTGTTGCACGACCACCACGCTATCATGCACTTTGAGCGCCATGATGTAGCCATTCCAATTACCGTTTTGGAGGAATTGGACAAGTTTAAAATCGGAAACGATACCAAGAACTTTTCGGCCAGGGAAGTGATCCGTTTCATTGACCGTATTTCGCTCACGGGCGGTTTACAAACGTGGATCAGTTTGGGGAAATCGATGGGTTCTTTCAAGGTCTTGCTGAATCAGAGTCCTACCGGAATCGATGCCGAAGAAATGTACGGATCGGGAAAAAACGATCATAAAATTATCAATGCTACATTAGCGATCAAGGAAGAAGATGCTAAACGCGAAGTCATTTTGGTTACGAAAGACATTAACCTGCGTATCAAGGCCAAAGCATTGGGTATCCATGCAGAAGATTATGAAACGGGAAAGGTTGATGATACGGATCTGCGTACGTCAAGTACCACGACGATTGAAGATGTCGACAGCGATGTGATCAAACAATTGTTTCTGAAAGGAAGTATTGAAGAAAGCGGTGTGTTGGGCAATCTGAAAGTTGCCAACGGATATTACATTTTGAAGAATGGTAAGAGTTCCTCACTCACGTATTTTGATCCGTTGACCGACACGCTTCATCGCGTTGAAAAAGAATATACTTCCGGAATCAAACCCAAAAATGCTGAGCAGGCTTTTGCGGTAAATGCGCTGATGAACAATAACATCAAACTTGTTGCCTTGCAGGGAGTAGCGGGAACCGGAAAAACACTATTGGCGCTGGCAGCGGCACTGGAACAGCAGAAACAATTTCAGCAGATTATCCTGGCGCGACCGTTGGTGCCGCTTTCCAATAAAGAGATCGGGTTTCTTCCGGGCGATGCCAAAGACAAAATAGGTCCATATATGGAACCGTTGTGGGACAATCTCAAATTCATCAAATCACAATTCGGTGAAAACGAGAAAAAACACAAGGCTATTGTGGAAATGGAGGAAAGCGGACGTATTTTGATTACACCGCTGGCGTTTATTCGCGGTAGAAGTTTATCGAACATCTTGTTCATTGTCGACGAAGCGCAAAACCTTACTCCACACGAAGTGAAAACGATCATTACCCGTGCAGGTGAAGGAACCAAAATTGTATTTACCGGCGATGTTCACCAGATCGACACGCCGTACCTGGATGAAAACAGTAATGGTTTGGCGTATCTGATCGACCGTTTGAAAGGCCAGCCGCTCTTTTCGCACATACGCCTTGAAAAAGGTGAGCGCTCCGATTTGGCGAACCTGGCGAACGATTTATTATAG
- a CDS encoding GNAT family N-acetyltransferase, with amino-acid sequence MNISIVVANDSHVCHAATICQLMAEAAQKRGTGIAKRSPDYLQQKMLEGKAIIALANNEPIGFCYIESWGHDKFVANSGLIVHENYRKTGLAKQIKTRILELSRHKFPHAKLFGITTSLAVMKINTDLGYKPVTFSELTDDDAFWKGCNGCVNMDILQRTERKLCLCTGMLLDPVTTLVSPQNTTDEKH; translated from the coding sequence ATGAACATTTCTATTGTTGTGGCAAACGATTCACACGTCTGTCATGCAGCAACCATTTGTCAATTAATGGCCGAAGCTGCGCAAAAACGCGGCACCGGTATCGCCAAACGATCGCCGGATTATCTCCAACAAAAAATGCTGGAAGGCAAGGCGATCATTGCCTTGGCGAATAACGAACCCATCGGGTTTTGCTACATCGAATCGTGGGGACACGACAAATTTGTTGCCAATTCGGGGTTAATCGTGCACGAAAATTACCGCAAAACCGGCTTGGCAAAACAGATCAAAACCAGGATTCTTGAGCTTTCCCGTCACAAATTTCCGCACGCTAAGCTATTCGGAATTACCACCAGTTTGGCTGTCATGAAGATCAATACCGATCTGGGTTACAAGCCCGTAACCTTTTCCGAACTCACCGATGACGATGCTTTCTGGAAAGGTTGTAATGGCTGCGTGAATATGGATATTCTGCAACGCACCGAGCGCAAACTCTGCCTCTGCACGGGTATGTTACTCGATCCCGTAACCACATTGGTTTCACCTCAAAACACAACAGATGAAAAACACTAA
- a CDS encoding methionine--tRNA ligase has product MSKAKYTVTAALPYANGPLHLGHVAGVYLPADIFVRFLRKNGHDVAFICGSDEHGAAITLRAKKEGITPQEIVDKYNKIIGDSFRQFDISFDIFHRTSEKLHHETAQEFFKVLEAKGKFIQETTEQYYDEDFQQFLADRYITGECPNCQNPSAYGDQCEKCGSDLSPTDLKNPVSTLSGKSPVLRTTSHWFLPMDRHEEWLRPWIKEGILDGKQQHDPKAWRNQVIGQCMSWIDGGLHPRAMTRDLDWGVPVPLPDSDGKVLYVWLDAPIGYISATKQWALDNGKDWKDYWVTDGTNDRKLVHFIGKDNIVFHAIIFPILLKDHGNFILPDNVPAYEFLNLEGDKFSTSRNWAVWLHEYLERYPDKIDELKYTLTCIAPENKDSEFTWKEFQARVNNELADILGNFVNRALVLTQKYYEGAVPACGELTDTDLAVLSDMKAIPARIAELVYQYKLRDAQAEAMQLARIGNKYLADNEPWKLVKTDPKRVETIMHIALQITANLGLVLDPFLPETAAKLRAFMNIEAQDWNASGSLLVEAGHQTAVPTILFPKIDDEFVAREVAFLQASQPAASNFPPQKEETSFDDFTKMDIRLGTIVDAIRVPKADKLLQLTVNTGLDTRTIVSGIAEHYAPEEVVGKTVAVLMNLAPRKIRGVESQGMILMAENEEGKLSFMIPEKGFEAGGEIR; this is encoded by the coding sequence ATGAGTAAAGCCAAATATACCGTTACGGCAGCATTGCCCTATGCAAACGGACCGCTTCACCTCGGGCATGTCGCCGGAGTGTACCTTCCTGCCGATATTTTCGTACGCTTTTTGCGTAAAAACGGACACGACGTGGCCTTCATTTGCGGTTCCGACGAACATGGTGCTGCTATTACGCTTCGCGCCAAAAAAGAAGGCATAACGCCACAGGAAATTGTAGATAAATACAACAAGATCATTGGCGATTCATTTCGTCAGTTTGATATTTCATTCGATATTTTTCACCGTACATCCGAAAAGCTGCACCACGAAACCGCACAGGAATTTTTCAAAGTGCTGGAAGCAAAGGGCAAGTTCATACAGGAAACAACCGAACAGTATTACGATGAAGATTTTCAGCAATTTTTAGCTGATCGCTACATCACAGGTGAATGTCCGAACTGTCAAAACCCAAGCGCTTACGGGGATCAATGCGAGAAATGCGGCTCCGATTTGAGTCCTACCGATTTAAAAAATCCGGTTTCTACCCTGAGCGGGAAATCACCGGTTCTGAGAACTACATCACACTGGTTTTTACCAATGGACCGACACGAAGAATGGCTTCGTCCTTGGATCAAGGAAGGAATTCTCGACGGCAAACAACAACACGACCCGAAAGCGTGGCGAAACCAGGTAATCGGACAATGTATGTCATGGATTGACGGCGGTTTGCATCCGAGAGCCATGACGCGTGATTTAGATTGGGGTGTACCAGTCCCGCTTCCTGATTCAGACGGAAAAGTATTGTATGTATGGCTCGACGCTCCGATTGGCTATATTTCGGCCACCAAACAATGGGCGCTCGACAACGGAAAAGACTGGAAAGATTATTGGGTAACCGACGGAACCAACGACCGGAAACTGGTGCATTTCATCGGGAAAGACAACATTGTTTTTCATGCGATCATCTTCCCGATTTTACTGAAAGACCACGGCAATTTCATTTTACCGGACAACGTACCCGCATACGAATTCCTGAACCTGGAAGGCGATAAATTCTCTACTTCCCGCAATTGGGCAGTTTGGTTGCATGAATATTTGGAACGTTATCCGGATAAAATTGACGAGCTGAAATATACGCTTACCTGCATTGCTCCTGAGAACAAGGATTCGGAATTTACCTGGAAAGAATTCCAGGCACGTGTAAATAACGAATTGGCAGACATTCTCGGAAACTTCGTGAATCGTGCGCTGGTTCTGACCCAAAAATATTATGAAGGCGCCGTTCCTGCTTGTGGTGAATTAACCGACACTGACTTGGCTGTATTGTCTGATATGAAAGCCATTCCGGCGCGTATTGCAGAGTTGGTGTACCAATATAAACTGCGTGACGCACAAGCCGAAGCCATGCAATTGGCCCGAATCGGGAATAAATATTTAGCAGATAACGAACCGTGGAAATTGGTGAAAACCGATCCGAAACGTGTGGAAACGATCATGCACATTGCGTTGCAAATTACCGCCAATCTTGGCTTGGTACTGGATCCGTTCTTACCCGAAACGGCAGCTAAATTGCGTGCGTTTATGAACATCGAAGCGCAGGATTGGAATGCTTCAGGAAGTTTGTTGGTTGAGGCCGGACATCAAACTGCTGTTCCAACTATTTTGTTCCCAAAAATCGATGATGAATTTGTGGCACGTGAAGTAGCATTTTTACAAGCTTCGCAACCTGCTGCAAGCAATTTCCCACCTCAAAAAGAAGAAACTTCGTTTGATGATTTCACGAAAATGGACATCCGCCTGGGAACCATCGTTGATGCCATTCGCGTACCGAAAGCCGATAAATTACTGCAACTTACCGTAAATACAGGTTTGGATACACGTACCATTGTTTCAGGTATTGCCGAGCATTATGCACCTGAAGAAGTTGTCGGGAAAACGGTTGCTGTATTGATGAATCTTGCTCCGCGAAAAATTCGTGGTGTAGAATCGCAAGGCATGATTTTAATGGCTGAAAACGAAGAAGGAAAATTGAGTTTTATGATCCCCGAAAAGGGATTTGAGGCAGGTGGTGAAATTCGATAA
- the argG gene encoding argininosuccinate synthase yields MKNTKNTVLLAFSGGLDTTFCAVYLQLDLHLEVHSVFVNTGSFSPEEITAIEQKAHSLNVVSHTTLDVSETYYNEGLKFLLFGNVLKNDTYPLSVSSERVFQAKAIADLAKQLGVDYIAHGSTGAGNDQVRFDMVFQTLVPEIKILTPIRDLGLSRNDEIRYLQERNMVISAEKAQYSINEGLWGTSIGGAETLTSHLSIPENAWPYEVTETVPHEISIEFLKGEPVALNGISFSPVELIQQLDTLARPFGIGRDVHVGDTIVGIKGRVAFVAAAPLILIKAHQLLEKHTLTKWQQQLKKQQSEWYGMLFHEGQFMDPVMRDLEAHFQQSQERVSGTVNLQLAPYRFNLIGVHSPFDLMNSTIAAYGEGTNEWSADDAKGFITINGMQTKLWHAKTAQV; encoded by the coding sequence ATGAAAAACACTAAAAACACCGTATTGCTGGCATTTTCAGGTGGTTTGGACACCACTTTTTGTGCCGTTTATTTGCAACTGGATTTACACCTCGAGGTACATTCCGTTTTTGTCAATACCGGCTCTTTTTCGCCCGAAGAAATAACCGCGATTGAGCAAAAAGCACATTCCCTGAATGTTGTTTCGCACACCACTCTCGACGTAAGCGAAACGTACTACAATGAAGGTCTCAAATTTCTCCTTTTCGGAAACGTTCTAAAAAACGACACCTATCCCCTGTCGGTGAGCTCCGAACGCGTATTCCAGGCCAAAGCAATTGCTGATCTGGCAAAACAACTAGGGGTTGATTACATCGCACATGGCAGCACCGGTGCGGGAAATGACCAAGTTCGTTTTGATATGGTGTTCCAAACTCTGGTTCCGGAAATCAAGATCCTCACACCCATTCGCGATCTGGGGCTTTCACGCAATGATGAAATTCGATATTTACAGGAACGAAACATGGTTATTTCTGCCGAAAAAGCACAATATTCCATCAACGAAGGGTTGTGGGGAACCAGCATTGGTGGCGCTGAAACATTGACATCTCATCTATCAATTCCGGAAAATGCGTGGCCGTATGAAGTAACCGAAACCGTTCCGCATGAAATCTCTATCGAATTTCTGAAAGGTGAACCCGTTGCCTTGAATGGCATTTCTTTTTCTCCCGTTGAATTGATCCAACAACTCGACACGCTTGCCCGGCCATTTGGAATTGGTCGCGATGTGCATGTAGGCGATACGATTGTCGGCATAAAAGGTCGTGTGGCATTTGTAGCTGCCGCGCCATTGATCCTTATAAAAGCGCATCAATTACTGGAAAAACACACACTCACCAAGTGGCAGCAACAACTCAAAAAACAGCAGAGCGAATGGTACGGCATGTTGTTTCACGAAGGTCAATTCATGGACCCGGTGATGCGCGATTTGGAAGCTCATTTTCAGCAAAGTCAGGAACGTGTTTCAGGAACGGTAAACCTGCAATTAGCACCTTATCGTTTCAACCTCATCGGGGTTCATTCGCCTTTCGACCTAATGAATTCAACCATTGCAGCGTATGGTGAAGGAACCAATGAATGGTCAGCAGATGACGCGAAAGGATTCATCACCATCAACGGAATGCAAACAAAATTGTGGCACGCTAAAACCGCGCAAGTATGA
- a CDS encoding N-acetyl-gamma-glutamyl-phosphate reductase, which yields MKKEVTVIGGAGYAARELISLLVRHPEAIIQHVVSESQTGTVVADFHKDPAIDRELIFSSYSGEVTDVLFLCGGHSFSKQFLDQHTFGNDVLIIDLSMDFRRSSEFIYGLPESPLYSLGNRIANPGCFATAIQLGILPMLGKSTSDWHIHAITGSSGAGQLLQQSSHFSWRENNVSTYKVFDHQHLLEMNHHGKSVTETFPKLHFTPVRGPFTRGIFATMYTETELTQEEAFQCYSDYYKHASFVKVQSGEVDLKQVIGTNYCVLQPRVIDGKLFVTSVIDNLLKGAAGQAIQNMNRFFGWSETAGLNLKPHFL from the coding sequence ATGAAAAAAGAAGTGACCGTTATCGGTGGTGCAGGATACGCAGCACGCGAGTTGATTTCCCTGTTGGTGCGCCACCCGGAAGCAATCATCCAACATGTGGTGAGTGAAAGTCAAACCGGAACAGTAGTAGCCGATTTCCACAAAGATCCGGCTATTGATCGCGAACTGATCTTCAGTTCGTACAGCGGTGAAGTCACGGATGTCTTGTTTTTATGTGGCGGGCATAGCTTTTCCAAGCAGTTTTTAGATCAACATACGTTTGGTAATGATGTGTTGATTATCGATCTTTCAATGGATTTCCGTAGAAGTTCGGAATTCATTTACGGACTTCCGGAATCGCCACTTTATTCTCTTGGAAACCGAATCGCAAATCCGGGTTGTTTTGCCACTGCCATTCAGTTGGGAATACTACCAATGCTTGGAAAATCGACTTCCGACTGGCACATCCATGCCATTACGGGATCCTCCGGAGCCGGGCAGCTGCTGCAACAGAGCAGTCATTTCTCGTGGCGTGAAAACAATGTTTCCACTTACAAAGTATTTGATCATCAGCACTTATTGGAAATGAATCACCATGGAAAATCCGTCACGGAAACATTTCCGAAATTGCATTTCACACCTGTCCGTGGACCGTTTACACGAGGCATTTTCGCTACAATGTACACAGAAACGGAGCTAACTCAGGAAGAAGCTTTTCAATGCTATTCCGATTATTACAAGCATGCCTCTTTTGTGAAAGTGCAATCTGGGGAAGTGGATTTGAAGCAGGTAATCGGTACCAATTATTGCGTATTGCAGCCGCGGGTTATAGACGGAAAACTCTTTGTGACAAGCGTTATCGACAACCTGCTCAAAGGTGCTGCAGGACAAGCTATTCAAAATATGAATCGTTTTTTCGGGTGGTCTGAAACTGCCGGATTGAACCTAAAACCGCATTTTCTATGA